Proteins encoded by one window of Paenibacillus sp. DCT19:
- a CDS encoding molybdopterin-dependent oxidoreductase — protein MINQENGVFPAVCPLDCPDTCGLLLHKENGKIVKVVGNPDHPITKGAICNKVRNMTERVYHPERLQYPMRRVGAKGEGKFERISWDEAIGEITSKFSSIAETYGSESILPYSFYGNMGILGVDGMDRRFFNALGASMLEQTICNAAGNTGWKYTMGANQGTIPEDTEHADLIIVWGGNIVSTNMHQVVLAEKARKQGAQIVVIDVHRNRTAQWGDWFIPLYPGTDSALALGVMHVLFERGMANEAFMQKYTVGHEALRDHVQSYTPERVARITGVPEADIVKLAELYGKANAAHIHIGNGLQHHDHGGMSVRSISCLPAITGHWLQRGGGAVRTNSYASTNSDALERPDLRHNPEPRVVNMNRIGEALLEAEQPIRAMLVYCSNPLVVAPDSERVQRGFAREDLFTVVHDLFMTDTAKYADIVLPAKSSFEATDLYTSYWHQYVHLQEPVIAPIGESKSNVELFSLLGQAMGYDPEIFGETPEQMIEAALQNTDNPYMNGVTLEALQEQRFVKLDMTPYDSYLDRLPTPSGKIELYSETMKQRGLPPLPTYRASLEGYDGERPASVTDEYPLMFVSPPNHNFLNSSFANTQKHQRLEKLPMLQIHPEDAARRNVEEGDPVLVWNERGQIELTAKITEAMLPGTVISQGLWWDGEGKKQRVNTLTSNRLSDMGNGATFFSATVEVKRQ, from the coding sequence ATGATTAATCAGGAGAATGGTGTATTTCCGGCGGTTTGTCCACTTGATTGCCCGGATACATGCGGTCTGCTGTTACATAAAGAGAACGGAAAAATTGTAAAGGTCGTGGGGAACCCCGATCATCCAATTACTAAGGGAGCCATCTGCAATAAAGTCAGAAATATGACAGAGCGTGTATATCACCCTGAGCGGCTTCAATATCCGATGCGACGGGTTGGTGCCAAGGGCGAAGGGAAGTTCGAACGGATCAGTTGGGACGAAGCGATTGGTGAGATTACTTCCAAATTCAGTTCCATTGCGGAGACGTATGGTTCAGAGAGTATTCTGCCGTACAGTTTCTATGGCAATATGGGCATTCTCGGCGTTGACGGTATGGATCGGCGTTTCTTCAACGCACTTGGAGCGAGCATGCTGGAGCAGACGATCTGTAATGCGGCGGGCAATACCGGCTGGAAATATACCATGGGTGCTAATCAAGGGACGATCCCAGAGGATACCGAGCATGCGGACCTCATCATCGTATGGGGAGGCAATATTGTCAGCACGAATATGCATCAGGTTGTACTCGCAGAGAAAGCCCGCAAGCAGGGCGCTCAGATCGTTGTCATCGACGTACACCGCAACCGTACCGCTCAATGGGGAGACTGGTTTATCCCGCTCTACCCGGGTACAGACAGTGCGCTAGCACTGGGAGTCATGCATGTGTTGTTTGAACGTGGGATGGCGAATGAAGCCTTTATGCAAAAGTATACCGTAGGACATGAGGCACTGCGTGATCATGTTCAAAGTTATACTCCAGAGCGTGTAGCACGCATTACCGGCGTGCCGGAAGCTGACATCGTGAAGCTGGCTGAGCTGTACGGCAAGGCGAACGCAGCGCATATTCATATCGGCAATGGCCTCCAGCATCATGATCATGGTGGGATGAGTGTGCGAAGCATATCTTGTCTGCCTGCGATTACAGGCCACTGGTTGCAGCGCGGCGGCGGTGCCGTGCGCACGAATAGCTATGCGAGCACCAATAGCGATGCATTGGAGCGTCCGGATCTGCGGCATAATCCAGAGCCGAGAGTGGTGAACATGAACCGGATTGGTGAAGCGCTGCTCGAAGCAGAGCAGCCAATCCGAGCGATGTTAGTGTATTGCAGCAACCCATTGGTTGTTGCACCAGATTCCGAGCGGGTGCAGCGAGGTTTTGCAAGAGAAGATTTATTCACGGTTGTACATGATCTATTCATGACAGATACGGCCAAATACGCAGATATTGTGCTGCCTGCCAAGTCCTCATTTGAAGCAACCGATCTATACACGTCCTACTGGCATCAGTACGTTCATTTGCAGGAGCCTGTTATCGCGCCGATTGGGGAGAGTAAGAGCAATGTAGAGTTGTTCTCTTTACTTGGTCAGGCGATGGGATATGATCCTGAGATCTTTGGCGAGACGCCGGAACAGATGATTGAAGCAGCACTCCAGAATACAGATAATCCGTATATGAATGGAGTAACGCTGGAGGCACTTCAGGAGCAGCGGTTTGTGAAGCTGGATATGACGCCATATGATTCTTATCTGGATCGATTGCCAACGCCATCTGGGAAGATTGAACTGTACTCCGAAACGATGAAGCAGCGTGGATTACCACCCCTGCCTACGTACCGCGCTTCCTTGGAAGGTTATGATGGAGAACGACCAGCCAGTGTTACGGATGAGTATCCGCTGATGTTTGTATCTCCGCCGAATCATAACTTCTTGAACTCGTCATTTGCGAATACGCAGAAGCATCAACGTCTGGAGAAACTGCCTATGCTACAGATTCATCCAGAGGATGCCGCACGTCGGAACGTGGAAGAGGGCGACCCAGTGCTCGTGTGGAACGAACGTGGACAGATTGAGCTTACAGCGAAAATCACTGAAGCGATGCTCCCTGGAACGGTAATTAGCCAAGGTTTGTGGTGGGATGGCGAAGGGAAGAAACAGCGCGTCAATACGCTGACGTCCAATCGTCTGTCTGATATGGGGAATGGCGCAACATTCTTCTCTGCCACTGTTGAAGTGAAGCGTCAGTGA
- a CDS encoding FAD-dependent oxidoreductase: MKIAVIGCTHAGTAAIVNTAKLYPDATITVYERNDNISFLSCGIALYVGGVVKDPDGLFYSSPNQLADLGVVTKMLHEVTAVDTANHKLQAKNLQTGEEFEDTFDKLIVTTGSWPVIPKLEGIEMDNILLCKNYNHSNTIIEKAKDAKRITVVGAGYIGVELVEAFQMNGKEVTLIDSVDRILNKYLDPEFTDAIEDTLTSRGIKLALGQTVQKFTGENGKVSKVITSKGEFETDLVILCIGFRPNTELLKGQVDMLPNGAIIVDKYMQTSQKDVFAAGDSCAIHYNPTGKASYIPLATNAVRMGTLVARNLVRPTTPYMGTQGTSGIKIYEQNIAGTGMTEVSAADEGLVVEAVVLEDSYRPEFMPTAEKLLLKVVYEQATRRIVGAQVMSQVDLTQSINTISVCIQNNMTVDELAFIDFFFQPHYNKPWNFLNTAGLQALPPIEVKAPALV; encoded by the coding sequence ATGAAAATCGCAGTTATCGGATGTACACACGCAGGAACCGCAGCTATTGTTAACACCGCCAAATTGTATCCGGACGCAACGATCACCGTGTACGAGCGCAATGACAACATCTCCTTCTTATCTTGTGGTATTGCGCTATATGTTGGTGGCGTGGTGAAAGATCCAGATGGACTGTTCTACTCTTCCCCGAATCAGCTCGCCGATCTGGGCGTTGTAACCAAAATGCTGCATGAAGTTACAGCCGTTGATACGGCTAATCACAAACTTCAGGCTAAAAACCTGCAAACGGGGGAAGAATTCGAAGATACTTTCGATAAGCTCATTGTCACTACAGGATCATGGCCGGTTATTCCGAAGCTGGAAGGTATTGAGATGGATAACATCTTGCTCTGCAAAAACTATAACCACTCCAATACCATTATCGAAAAAGCCAAAGATGCCAAACGCATCACGGTTGTAGGTGCAGGTTACATTGGCGTCGAGCTGGTCGAGGCTTTCCAAATGAACGGTAAAGAAGTTACCTTGATTGATAGCGTAGATCGTATTTTGAACAAATACCTTGATCCCGAGTTCACAGATGCCATCGAAGACACGCTGACTAGCCGCGGTATTAAGCTGGCATTGGGTCAGACGGTACAGAAATTTACCGGTGAGAATGGCAAAGTGAGCAAAGTTATTACATCCAAAGGTGAATTTGAAACGGATCTCGTTATCCTGTGCATCGGTTTCCGCCCGAATACGGAGCTGCTCAAAGGTCAGGTGGATATGCTGCCGAACGGCGCTATCATTGTAGATAAATATATGCAAACCAGCCAGAAAGACGTCTTCGCCGCAGGTGATAGCTGTGCAATTCATTACAACCCAACAGGTAAAGCATCTTACATTCCACTGGCAACCAATGCTGTACGGATGGGAACACTCGTAGCACGTAACTTGGTTCGTCCGACTACACCGTATATGGGCACACAGGGTACATCAGGTATCAAAATTTATGAGCAAAACATTGCCGGTACAGGTATGACGGAGGTATCAGCGGCGGATGAAGGTCTGGTGGTTGAGGCTGTCGTCTTGGAGGATAGCTACCGTCCGGAGTTCATGCCAACAGCTGAGAAGTTGCTGCTCAAAGTGGTCTATGAACAAGCAACTCGCCGCATTGTTGGTGCACAAGTGATGTCCCAGGTGGATCTGACACAATCGATCAATACCATCTCGGTCTGCATCCAGAACAACATGACGGTAGATGAGCTTGCATTCATCGATTTCTTCTTCCAGCCACATTACAACAAACCGTGGAACTTCTTGAACACAGCTGGACTGCAAGCTCTACCTCCAATTGAAGTGAAAGCACCGGCGTTGGTGTAA
- a CDS encoding formate/nitrite transporter family protein, whose product MAVKTPLEVAQYTVQSGIKKAHNPVLSVLILGFMAGAFISLGFLLNIRVVASAPAEWGSLVNLIGASVFPLGLILVLIGGGELLTGNMMAVPLATIARKLSVRSMLKNLTLVTIGNFLGAIFVAYAFGHVLGLTSEGVYLAKVVDMAGHKLHDGFLQAFISGVGCNWLVALAVWLCYAADTMSGKVLGIWFPTMAFVAIGFQHVVANMFLIPAAIFEGHYSWAQYIMNFIPVWLGNLTGGALFVAAAYYMVYLRKSESEVKPELKMATEPEARPMLSKQA is encoded by the coding sequence ATGGCGGTCAAAACACCTCTTGAGGTTGCACAATACACGGTGCAGAGCGGGATTAAGAAGGCTCACAATCCTGTGTTATCTGTACTTATCCTTGGTTTTATGGCAGGGGCGTTTATATCTCTAGGATTTCTGTTAAATATTCGGGTAGTTGCCTCTGCTCCAGCGGAGTGGGGAAGCCTGGTGAACCTAATCGGTGCGTCTGTCTTTCCATTAGGTCTTATTCTTGTGCTTATCGGCGGTGGAGAACTACTAACTGGCAATATGATGGCTGTACCTCTAGCTACAATCGCACGTAAACTATCGGTGAGAAGTATGCTCAAGAACCTGACTTTGGTGACGATTGGGAACTTTCTAGGCGCGATCTTCGTGGCTTATGCGTTCGGTCATGTATTAGGGCTAACGAGTGAGGGCGTCTACTTAGCGAAGGTTGTGGATATGGCGGGGCACAAGCTGCATGACGGATTCCTGCAAGCCTTCATCTCCGGTGTTGGCTGTAACTGGCTAGTCGCTCTGGCAGTGTGGTTGTGCTATGCAGCAGATACGATGAGTGGTAAAGTGCTCGGCATATGGTTTCCTACGATGGCCTTTGTCGCGATTGGATTCCAGCACGTTGTCGCGAATATGTTCTTGATTCCTGCAGCGATCTTCGAAGGGCATTATTCGTGGGCGCAATACATCATGAACTTCATTCCGGTATGGCTTGGTAATCTGACGGGCGGTGCTCTGTTTGTCGCGGCAGCCTACTATATGGTGTATCTACGTAAAAGCGAGTCGGAGGTGAAGCCGGAGTTGAAAATGGCAACCGAGCCTGAAGCTAGACCGATGCTGAGCAAACAGGCGTAA